CATTTTACTGCTACTCACATTTTAAATCCAAGACTGGATCTTATCCTGTTAAGTTATGCCCGATACCAAATATCACAAATGATCGTATCGCTCTTCCAACAGAAACAAAAAGTGGTTGTGATGTCCTGCAGAAGAAAAATAACATTCACCAACAAACTGCTACAGAATCTCAATCTCAGCACTCGTGAGGATCTTCTTGCTTATTCGTCATATGTTTTCTCCAAGGATTAAGAGCTTCTCTGATGGCTTGAGCTTCTTCAGAGCTCTCCCAGGCACGTTTTTCCGACTCCAGCACGGTGACCT
The Musa acuminata AAA Group cultivar baxijiao unplaced genomic scaffold, Cavendish_Baxijiao_AAA HiC_scaffold_1057, whole genome shotgun sequence genome window above contains:
- the LOC103970135 gene encoding uncharacterized protein LOC103970135, translating into MKFLDWYLKIAAVSALIGASMELFMIHTGFYDKVTVLESEKRAWESSEEAQAIREALNPWRKHMTNKQEDPHEC